In Drosophila simulans strain w501 chromosome X, Prin_Dsim_3.1, whole genome shotgun sequence, one DNA window encodes the following:
- the LOC6725851 gene encoding peroxiredoxin 1 isoform X1, whose product MNRSLILGKVGEKLRSMPQLQKPAPAFAGTAVVNGVFKDIKLSDYKGKYLVLFFYPLDFTFVCPTEIIAFSESAAEFRKINCEVIGCSTDSQFTHLAWINTPRKQGGLGSMDIPLLADKSMKVARDYGVLDEETGIPFRGLFIIDDKQNLRQITVNDLPVGRSVEETLRLVQAFQYTDKYGEVCPANWKPGQKTMVADPTKSKEYFETTS is encoded by the exons ATGAACAGGTCGCTGATTCTGGGCAAAGTCGGCGAGAAATTGCGGAGC ATGCCCCAGCTGCAGAAGCCCGCTCCCGCATTCGCCGGCACCGCCGTCGTCAACGGTGTGTTCAAGGACATCAAGCTGAGCGACTACAAGGGCAAGTACCTGGTGCTGTTCTTCTACCCGCTGGACTTCACCTTCGTGTGCCCCACCGAGATCATTGCGTTCTCGGAGAGCGCCGCCGAGTTCCGCAAGATCAATTGCGAGGTGATCGGTTGCTCCACGGACAGCCAGTTCACCCACTTGGCATGGATCAACACGCCGAGGAAGCAGGGCGGTCTGGGCAGCATGGACATTCCACTGCTGGCCGACAAGTCAATGAAGGTGGCCCGCGACTACGGAGTGCTCGATGAGGAGACCGGCATCCCCTTCCGCGGCCTGTTCATCATCGATGACAAGCAGAACTTGCGCCAGATCACCGTCAACGATCTGCCCGTGGGTCGCAGTGTGGAGGAGACCCTGCGTCTCGTCCAGGCCTTCCAGTACACCGACAAGTACGGCGAGGTCTGCCCCGCCAACTGGAAGCCCGGCCAGAAGACCATGGTGGCCGATCCCACCAAGTCCAAGGAGTACTTCGAGACCACCTCCTAA
- the LOC6725854 gene encoding nuclear speckle splicing regulatory protein 1: MSKQYGLILPGQQKKVPLKRAERPSIFDENSESESDDDQHAPQLQPRAGGVSMGPSLMERRVARRQQEKALAEDPTIFQYDELYDDMDSKREEAKQTKSQEPRKPKYIGRLMEHAERRKLEKELRIERQVQKDREAEGEMYKDKDTYVTATYRKKLESIRQMQEQEQRDEYLEAIGDVTKQKDLDGFYRHLYEQKMGGPAQKDVVKPKTAPTTDEVAYKPIKAEAVKHRSYRRRRPSEDEEEQTKSKSDVGSEATKSTDQTEGIPAQAHLTNNIDADSDFSIDDSSDEEDEKENEKEKNKLSQVKKEDKDKAPESSEPAKPKEPEASQQSPSKKEDSNAKVDEKDLPVPKVTKPPVDRTLFWRKRTVGEVLAAALARYEERKRARLE, from the exons atgtcaaaaca ATATGGCCTTATTTTACCCGGCCAACAGAAGAAAGTACCTCTAAAACGAGCCGAAAGGCCCTCGATTTTCGACGAGAACAGCGAGTCCGAGAGCGATGATGACCAACATGCTCCGCAATTGCAGCCAAGAGCCGGCGGCGTATCCATGGGTCCCAGTCTAATGGAGCGCCGCGTGGCCCGCCGGCAGCAGGAGAAGGCCCTGGCCGAGGATCCAACCATATTCCAGTACGACGAGCTGTACGACGACATGGACAGCAAACGCGAGGAGGCCAAGCAGACGAAGAGCCAGGAGCCGCGGAAACCCAAGTACATTGGCCGGCTGATGGAGCATGCCGAGCGCAGgaagctggagaaggagctgCGCATCGAACGGCAGGTGCAGAAGGATCGCGAAGCCGAGGGCGAGATGTACAAGGACAAGGACACCTACGTGACTGCCACCTACCGCAAGAAGCTCGAGTCCATACGCCAaatgcaggagcaggagcagcgggatGAGTACCTCGAGGCCATTGGCGATGTGACCAAGCAGAAGGATCTGGACGGCTTCTATCGCCATCTATACGAACAGAAGATGGGCGGTCCCGCCCAGAAGGATGTCGTCAAGCCCAAGACGGCGCCCACCACCGACGAGGTGGCGTACAAGCCCATTAAGGCAGAGGCTGTCAAGCATCGAAGCTATCGGCGACGTCGCCCctccgaggacgaggaggagcagacCAAGAGCAAGTCAGACGTAGGCTCGGAGGCCACGAAGTCAACGGATCAAACGGAAGGCATACCAGCACAGGCACACTTGACCAACAACATTGATGCCGATTCCGATTTTAGCATAGACGACTCCAGCGATGAAGAAGACGAGAAGGAGAATGAGAAGGAAAAGAATAAGCTGTCCCAGGTCAAAAAGGAGGATAAGGACAAGGCTCCGGAAAGTTCGGAGCCCGCTAAACCCAAAGAACCCGAGGCATCGCAACAATCCCCCAGCAAAAAGGAAGATTCCAATGCCAAAGTGGACGAGAAGGATCTACCCGTGCCGAAAGTCACCAAACCGCCTGTGGACCGCACACTCTTCTGGCGCAAGAGGACCGTGGGCGAGGTCCTAGCGGCAGCCTTGGCTCGCTACGAGGAACGCAAGCGAGCGCGCCTGGAGTAA
- the LOC6725850 gene encoding inositol-trisphosphate 3-kinase A isoform X2, translating into MSVCALSQPQPPNTPNQNQKQKNGPARLPALATGNGSASASGITLNGKAKGSVTPPTPPPSPQVRIYEDFDRMSAKEVYYNEAGKKVTVKLLHFPDVPPEEISKLKFDDDDDDDDEEEEDGNGDENENGDDDDGEDKGEEADEDSDSGRRPTSADSEDAGQKSETSGGASNATALPSSSKKIFRRKLSGNNMQPRKCSLAFAQAHGIRQRAEKKLSMPTISITANSGEHVAHNCGLRLNLGRKLSQQHSLPLGSPTSPASPTSPGPRRSHSPLGQSLCPGYIQYSKSLLEVPMPRDYGYASSDDLSSEWDSDVSTSAAGSATGSGSGAASQATTGKKSSGWRKIRNIVQWTPFFQTYKKQRYPWVQLAGHQGNFKAGPEPGTVLKKLCPKEEECFQILMHDLLRPYVPVYKGQVTSEDGELYLQLQDLLSDYVQPCVMDCKVGVRTYLEEELSKAKEKPKLRKDMYDKMIQIDSHAPTAEEHAAKAVTKPRYMVWRETISSTATLGFRIEGIKKSDGTSSKDFKTTKSREQIKLAFLEFLSGHPHILPRYIQRLRAIRATLAVSEFFQTHEVIGSSLLFVHDQTHASIWLIDFAKTVELPPQLRIDHYSAWKVGNHEDGYLIGINNLIDIFVELQASMEAEARAQASPVSGEDPSQETGEESKP; encoded by the exons ATGTCCGTGTGCGCCCTCAGCCAGCCACAGCCGCCGAATACACCCAATCAGAATCAGAAGCAGAAGAACGGGCCAGCGAGATTACCGGCCTTGgcaaccggaaacggaagtgcaagtgcaagtggCATAACACTGAACGGCAAGGCCAAGGGCTCCGTAACGCCACCGACGCCGCCGCCCTCGCCGCAGGTACGGATCTACGAGGACTTCGACAGGATGAGCGCCAAGGAGGTGTACTACAATGAGGCGGGCAAGAAGGTGACCGTGAAGCTGCTGCACTTCCCCGACGTTCCGCCCGAGGAGATAtccaaattgaaattcgacgatgatgatgacgacgacgatgaagaggaggaggatggaaatggagacgaaaacgaaaatggtgacgatgacgatggcgaaGACAAGGGCGAGGAGGCCGATGAGGATAGCGATTCCGGACGCAGACCGACATCGGCGGACAGCGAGGATGCGGGCCAGAAGTCGGAGACAAGTGGCGGTGCCAGCAATGCCACCGCTTTGCCCAGTTCCTCCAAGAAGATCTTTCGCCGCAAGCTCTCCGGCAACAATATGCAGCCACGGAAATGCAGCTTGGCCTTCGCCCAGGCCCATGGGATTCGCCAGCGGGCGGAGAAGAAGCTATCGATGCCGACCATTAGCATTACGGCCAATTCGGGCGAGCATGTGGCCCACAATTGTGGCCTGCGCCTGAACTTGGGCCGCAAGCTGTCGCAACAGCATTCGCTGCCCCTGGGCTCACCCACCTCGCCCGCATCGCCCACGAGTCCGGGACCGCGACGATCGCATTCGCCGCTGGGCCAAAGTCTGTGTCCCGGCTACATCCAGTACTCCAAGTCGCTGCTGGAGGTGCCCATGCCACGGGACTACGGCTATGCCAGCAGCGATGATCTCAGCTCCGAGTGGGACTCGGATGTGTCCACCTCAGCGGCCGGCTCGGCaacgggatcgggatcgggtgCCGCATCCCAAGCCACCACCGGCAAGAAG AGCTCCGGCTGGCGGAAGATCCGCAACATCGTCCAGTGGACGCCCTTCTTCCAGACGTACAAGAAGCAGCGCTATCCATGGGTCCAACTGGCCGGGCACCAGGGCAACTTCAAGGCGGGTCCCGAGCCGGGCACCGTGCTCAAGAAGCTCTGTcccaaggaggaggagtgcttCCAGATTCTCATGCACGATCTGCTTCGGCCCTATGTGCCCGTTTACAAGGGTCAGGTGACCAGCGAGGATGGCGAAC TCTAcctgcagctgcaggatcTGCTCAGCGACTATGTGCAGCCGTGCGTGATGGACTGCAAGGTGGGTGTGCGCACCTatctggaggaggagctgtcCAAGGCCAAGGAGAAGCCCAAGCTGCGCAAGGACATGTACGACAAGATGATCCAGATcgacagccacgcccccaccgcCGAGGAGCACGCGGCCAAGGCGGTGACCAAGCCACGTTACATGGTCTGGCGGGAGACCATCTCCAGCACGGCCACGCTGGGATTCCGCATCGAG GGCATCAAGAAGAGCGATGGCACCAGTTCCAAAGATTTCAAAACGACGAAGTCACGCGAACAAATCAAGTTGGCCTTTCTCGAGTTCCTCAGCGGTCACCCACATATTTTG CCCCGCTACATACAGCGTTTGCGAGCCATAAGGGCCACCCTGGCCGTATCGGAGTTCTTCCAGACCCACGAGGTCATCGGCAGCTCCCTGCTCTTCGTCCACGACCAGACCCACGCCAGCATATGGCTAATTGACTTCGCCAAGACGGTGGAGCTGCCGCCGCAGCTGCGGATCGATCACTACTCCGCCTGGAAGGTGGGCAACCACGAGGATGGCTATCTCATCGGTATCAACAATCTCATTGATATCTTTGTGGAGCTGCAGGCATCCATGGAGGCGGAGGCGCGTGCGCAAGCGTCACCCGTTTCTGGCGAAGATCCATCACAGGAGACGGGTGAAGAAAGCAAACCCTAA
- the LOC6725850 gene encoding inositol-trisphosphate 3-kinase B isoform X7 gives MALYPSSSRPRTLMEQLLARKIEAAAAAGGAPSTATATPTASGSATPTPSPTSSNPPAVGGMAALPMPLTLGLGLGLGMGVVSRLRRTDSLDSTSSLGSLAFGEDVCRCDDCLLGIVDLYVISAAEAAKKKSSGWRKIRNIVQWTPFFQTYKKQRYPWVQLAGHQGNFKAGPEPGTVLKKLCPKEEECFQILMHDLLRPYVPVYKGQVTSEDGELYLQLQDLLSDYVQPCVMDCKVGVRTYLEEELSKAKEKPKLRKDMYDKMIQIDSHAPTAEEHAAKAVTKPRYMVWRETISSTATLGFRIEGIKKSDGTSSKDFKTTKSREQIKLAFLEFLSGHPHILPRYIQRLRAIRATLAVSEFFQTHEVIGSSLLFVHDQTHASIWLIDFAKTVELPPQLRIDHYSAWKVGNHEDGYLIGINNLIDIFVELQASMEAEARAQASPVSGEDPSQETGEESKP, from the exons ATGGCCCTGTATCCATCCTCTTCGCGGCCGCGGACGCTcatggagcagctgctggcccGCAAGATTGAGGCGGCTGCCGCAGCGGGCGGCGCTCCCTCCACCGCTACCGCAACTCCTACCGCTTCCggctcggccacgcccacgccctcGCCCACATCAAGCAATCCGCCAGCGGTCGGCGGCATGGCCGCCCTGCCCATGCCGCTGACCCTGGGCCTGGGCTTGGGCCTGGGCATGGGCGTGGTTAGCCGCCTGCGACGCACCGACTCCTTGGACTCCACCAGCAGCCTGGGCTCGCTGGCCTTCGGCGAGGACGTGTGCCGCTGCGACGACTGCCTCCTGGGCATCGTTGATCTCTACGTGATTAGTGCCGCCGAGGCGGCGAAGAAGAAG AGCTCCGGCTGGCGGAAGATCCGCAACATCGTCCAGTGGACGCCCTTCTTCCAGACGTACAAGAAGCAGCGCTATCCATGGGTCCAACTGGCCGGGCACCAGGGCAACTTCAAGGCGGGTCCCGAGCCGGGCACCGTGCTCAAGAAGCTCTGTcccaaggaggaggagtgcttCCAGATTCTCATGCACGATCTGCTTCGGCCCTATGTGCCCGTTTACAAGGGTCAGGTGACCAGCGAGGATGGCGAAC TCTAcctgcagctgcaggatcTGCTCAGCGACTATGTGCAGCCGTGCGTGATGGACTGCAAGGTGGGTGTGCGCACCTatctggaggaggagctgtcCAAGGCCAAGGAGAAGCCCAAGCTGCGCAAGGACATGTACGACAAGATGATCCAGATcgacagccacgcccccaccgcCGAGGAGCACGCGGCCAAGGCGGTGACCAAGCCACGTTACATGGTCTGGCGGGAGACCATCTCCAGCACGGCCACGCTGGGATTCCGCATCGAG GGCATCAAGAAGAGCGATGGCACCAGTTCCAAAGATTTCAAAACGACGAAGTCACGCGAACAAATCAAGTTGGCCTTTCTCGAGTTCCTCAGCGGTCACCCACATATTTTG CCCCGCTACATACAGCGTTTGCGAGCCATAAGGGCCACCCTGGCCGTATCGGAGTTCTTCCAGACCCACGAGGTCATCGGCAGCTCCCTGCTCTTCGTCCACGACCAGACCCACGCCAGCATATGGCTAATTGACTTCGCCAAGACGGTGGAGCTGCCGCCGCAGCTGCGGATCGATCACTACTCCGCCTGGAAGGTGGGCAACCACGAGGATGGCTATCTCATCGGTATCAACAATCTCATTGATATCTTTGTGGAGCTGCAGGCATCCATGGAGGCGGAGGCGCGTGCGCAAGCGTCACCCGTTTCTGGCGAAGATCCATCACAGGAGACGGGTGAAGAAAGCAAACCCTAA
- the LOC6725851 gene encoding peroxiredoxin 1 isoform X2: MPQLQKPAPAFAGTAVVNGVFKDIKLSDYKGKYLVLFFYPLDFTFVCPTEIIAFSESAAEFRKINCEVIGCSTDSQFTHLAWINTPRKQGGLGSMDIPLLADKSMKVARDYGVLDEETGIPFRGLFIIDDKQNLRQITVNDLPVGRSVEETLRLVQAFQYTDKYGEVCPANWKPGQKTMVADPTKSKEYFETTS, translated from the coding sequence ATGCCCCAGCTGCAGAAGCCCGCTCCCGCATTCGCCGGCACCGCCGTCGTCAACGGTGTGTTCAAGGACATCAAGCTGAGCGACTACAAGGGCAAGTACCTGGTGCTGTTCTTCTACCCGCTGGACTTCACCTTCGTGTGCCCCACCGAGATCATTGCGTTCTCGGAGAGCGCCGCCGAGTTCCGCAAGATCAATTGCGAGGTGATCGGTTGCTCCACGGACAGCCAGTTCACCCACTTGGCATGGATCAACACGCCGAGGAAGCAGGGCGGTCTGGGCAGCATGGACATTCCACTGCTGGCCGACAAGTCAATGAAGGTGGCCCGCGACTACGGAGTGCTCGATGAGGAGACCGGCATCCCCTTCCGCGGCCTGTTCATCATCGATGACAAGCAGAACTTGCGCCAGATCACCGTCAACGATCTGCCCGTGGGTCGCAGTGTGGAGGAGACCCTGCGTCTCGTCCAGGCCTTCCAGTACACCGACAAGTACGGCGAGGTCTGCCCCGCCAACTGGAAGCCCGGCCAGAAGACCATGGTGGCCGATCCCACCAAGTCCAAGGAGTACTTCGAGACCACCTCCTAA
- the LOC6725853 gene encoding 40S ribosomal protein S15Aa, which produces MVRMNVLADALKCINNAEKRGKRQVLLRPCSKVIIKFLTVMMKHGYIGEFEIVDDHRSGKIVVNLTGRLNKCGVISPRFDVPINDIEKWTNNLLPSRQFGYVVLTTSGGIMDHEEARRKHLGGKILGFFF; this is translated from the coding sequence ATGGTGCGTATGAACGTATTGGCCGATGCCCTCAAGTGCATAAACAACGCCGAGAAGCGTGGCAAGCGGCAGGTGCTGCTGCGTCCCTGCTCCAAGGTGATCATCAAGTTCCTGACCGTGATGATGAAGCATGGCTATATCGGCGAATTCGAGATCGTCGACGATCACCGTTCCGGCAAGATCGTTGTCAACCTAACCGGTCGGCTGAACAAGTGCGGCGTCATCTCGCCCCGCTTCGATGTGCCCATCAACGACATCGAGAAGTGGACCAACAATCTGCTGCCCTCCCGTCAGTTTGGCTACGTTGTCCTCACCACCTCTGGCGGCATCATGGACCACGAGGAGGCCAGGAGAAAACATTTGGGAGGCAAGATTCTCGGCTTCTTCTTCTAG